In the genome of Lysobacter sp. 5GHs7-4, the window CAGCCGCACCTCGCGCCACACGCCGGCGGTGACGTAGCGCGGACCCCAGTCCCAACCGTAGTGGTAGCCGGGCTTGCGCGCGAAGTTGCCGGTCATCGCGTCCTTGGGCTCGTCGCCGTAGGGCGAGGGATAGTTGCCGGCGATCTTGTGCGGCATGGCCTGCACCCGCGGCAGCAGGCGCGCGATCGGCGAATGCAGCAGCACGCGCAGTTCGTTGCCGCGCGCGCGCAGCTTACCGGCCACCGGCAGTCGCCACGTGCGGAAGGCGTTGTCGGCCGACAGCAGCGGCTCGCCGTTGAGGGAAACGTCGGCGTAGGTGTCCAGGCCTTCGAACACCAATTCGGCATGCGCGCGGCGCAGCGTCGCCTCATCCAGATCGAAACGGCTGCGGTACTCCCAGGCACCCAGGCCGATCCATTGCAACTGCGCCTCGGGTGCGCCGACATAGGGATCGGGGATCAGTCCGTGCGCGAGCAGATCGGTGTGCACGTGTCCGGGCACGCGTGCGGTGCGCCATTGCGTCGCGTCCGCGTGCCCGCGCGCCTGCGGGTTGTCCGGCAACAGGCGGAACTCCCAGTGCCGGTCCAGCGTGCGCACGCCCGGCGTCGCGGCCTGCGCGGCGGCGACGAACAAGGCCGTCGCCGCGAGCGCGAGCGAGCGCCGCCAGCTATGCAGGAACGCCGCCGCCCGCATCGCCTCAGCCCCCGCGCACGACGTTGAGCACCTCGTAGCAGGCGCCCATGGTGTGGTAATCGGTCTTGCCGGCCGGGCTCTTCTCGTCGCTGTACTTGCGGTTGTCGGCGTCGAGGATGCGGAACCAGGCGCCGTAGCGGTGATCGACCAGGTGCGCCCAGGAATAAGCCCACAGGCGCTGGTACCAATCCCAGTAGCGCGATTCGCCGGTGCGTTCGGCCAGCAGCGCGGCGGCGGCAAGCGACTCGGCTTGAACCCAAAAATATTTGTCGTCGTCGCAGACGTAGGCGCCGCCCTCGACCGCCGCCCTGCCCTCGCCTGCATGGCGCAGGCCTTCGTACGCGAAGCCGTAATACATGCCACCGCGCTCCTCATCCCAGGAATGCGCCAACGCGGTATCGAACAGATGGCGCGCGGTCGGCACCAGCCAGTCCTCGTCGACGTGGCGGTCCAGGATCAGCAGCAGCTTGCTCCATTCGGTCTGGTGGCCGGGCTGGAAGCCCCAGGGCCGGAACAGGTGTCTGGGATCGTCCAGGTGATAGGTCCAGTCGATGTTCCAGTCGGCGTCGTAGTGCTCCCACACCAATCCACCGGCGCGCGCGGCGTGGTGGCGCGTCATGCGCTCGGCCAGCGCCAGCGCGCGGTCCAGGTAGCGGCGCTCGCCGCTGGCCTCGAACGCGGCCAGCATCGCCTCGCACATGTGCATGTTGGCGTTCTGGCCGCGGTAGCCGCTGAAGTGCCACTGCGCGTCGGCTTCGTCGCGGTACAGGCCGTGCTGCGGCTCCCAGTAGCGGCGCTCCAGCAGCTGCCAGGTCTCGTCTATCCAGGCGCGCGCGTCCTCGATGCCGGCCTTGAGCGCGGTGGAATACGCCAGCAACACGAAGGCCACGCCGTAGCAGTGGTAGGTCTCGTCTTCGACCCGGCCGTCGCGCAGGGTCCAGGCATAACCGCCGGTGTCCGGATTGCGGTGCCGCTCGCGCAGGTAGTTCAGGCCATGGCGCACCGCCTGCAGGTACTGCGCGCGCAGCGCCTCGTCGGCGCCGAACTCGCGCGCGGCCATGGCGTAGTTGAAGACGAACCGGGTGCTGCTGACCAGGTGGCGGTGCGAGGCCTCGTAGACCCCGCCGTCGTCCTTGAAGTAGTGGAAGTAGCCGCCGGCCGGATCGATGCAGCGCGGATGGTAGAAGGCCATGCTGCGCGCGATGTGCGCGCGCAGGAAATCGGCGGAGCGGAAATCCGGCGCGGCCGCATCGGACTGCGCGCGATCGGACTGATCGGTATCAAGCGGCATCGTCATACTGATCCTTGAGCAGTTGCTGCACCTGCGCGCGCGTGGGCATCGCGGCGAAGGCGCCGTGTCGGGTCACCGCCAGCGCGCCGACGGCCGCGGCGAAGCGCAACGCGTCCTCCAGCGCCGCGCGGTTGTGCAGGAAGGCGGGCAGGCCTGCCGCGTCCACGCCCAGCTCGCCCAGGCGCGACAGCAGGCCGCCGACGAAGGCGTCGCCAGCGGCGGTGGTGTCCACCGCGGTGACGCTGAAGCCGCGCAGTTCGCCCTCGTCGTCGGCACCCGCGGCTGTGGCGGTGTACCAGCGCAGCGGCGCGCCACCGTCGGTGACCACCAGCCAGCGCGCGGCGCCGGCGAACAGGCGCTCGCGTACCGCGCGTTCGCCGGCCTCGCCGCCGCCGTAAGGCTCGGCCAGATACTCCAGTTCGTTGCGCGCCAGCTTGACCACATCGGCGGCGGCCAGGGCCTGCCATAACCGCGGACGCGGTTGCGCGTCGGCCGGCCACAGCATCGGGCGCAGGTTGAGATCCAGGCTGACCAGCACGCCGGCCTCGCGCGCCAGGCGCATGCCGTGCAGTGTGGCCGCCGCGATCTCGTCCTCGGTCAGGCTGTTGGAGCAGACATGGAACGCGGCCGCGCGGGTGAAGCAGTCGGCGGAGAAGTGCTCCTGGCGGAACAGCAGGTCCGCCGCCGGCGGACGATAGAAGTTGAAGCTGCGCTCGCCTTGTTCGTCCAGGGCGACGAAGGCCAGCGCGGTCTTGGCCGCGTCGGTGCGCCGCACATGATCGGTGGCCACGCCGCAGCCGCGCAGGCTGTCGAGCAGGAAGTCGCCGAACATGTCGCGGCCGAGCATGCCGACGAACTGGGTCGGCGCGCCCAGGCGCGCCGCCGCCGCGGCGACGTTGGCCGGTGCGCCGCCGGCGTACTGCGCGAACGCGCGCGGCGCGTCCGCGGACGCCGCGGGCTGGGCGAGAAAATCGATCAAGGCCTCGCCGAAACAAACGATATCGCGCATGCGGTTCAGTCCTGCCCCTGTGCGGTGCGGTCCGCAGCCCGCAGGCGCGAGCCGCGCAGGCCGTACCAGACGATGTAGGCGTAGCAGAGCGCGGAAACGAAGAACGCGTACTGCAGCGCCCGGGTTTCGTCGCCCAGCGCGCCCTTGAACAGATCGACGAACGCGCCCTGCAGCGGCGGAATCACCGCGCCGCCGACGATGGCCATCACCAGCAGGCTGGAGGCTTTCTCGGTCATCGGCCCCAGGCGCTCGATCGCCAGGGTGAAGATGGTCGGGAACATGATCGAGTTGAACAGGCCCACCAGCACCACCGACCACAGCGCCGCGCCGCCGACGGTGTTCATGGTGACCAGCAGCAACACGATGTTGATCGCCGCGTACAACGGCAGCATGCGCCGCGGGTTGGCGCTCATCAGCAACGCCGCGCCCAGGAAGCGGCCGACCATGGCCATGCCGTGGTAGTAGGACAGGTACAGCGAGGCATCGGCCTCGTTCATCGCGCCGATCTCCGGGCGCGAGACGTACTTGACCATGAAGTGGGCGACGGTGACCTCCACGCCCACGTAGAAGAAGATCGCCAGCACGCCCCAGCGCAGGTGCGGCAGGCGCAGCACGTCGGCGTAGCTGTGCTTGCGCGTGTCGGCCTGCTCGGTGGCCTCGGTGAGCGCCGGCATGCGGAAGCAGTACACCGCCAGCGCCAGCACGATCAGCGCCACCGCCACGCCGATGTACAGCGGCTGCACGGTCTGCACGCGCTCCACCGCCGGCAGCTTGGCCAGTTGTTCGGCGCTGAGCAGGGTGGCGCTGAAGATCAGCAGCCCGGCCACGTACGGTCCGATGGTGTGGCCCAGCGAGTTCACCGCCTGGGCGAAGTTGAGGCGGCTGGCCGCGCGCTCGGGCACGCCCAGCAGGCTGACGTAGGGATTGGCCGAGACCTGCAGCAGCACGATGCCGGTGGCCAGGATGAACAAGGCCGGCAGGAACAGTTCGAACGAGGCCGCCTGCGCCGCCGGCAGCACCAGCAGCGCGCCGGCGCCGGCGATCAGCAGGCCGATGACGATGCCCAGCTTGTAGCCGACCTTGGCCACCACCCGCCCGGCCGGTATCGCCATCACGAAGTAGGCGCCGAAGAACGCCGAGTCCAGCAGCATGGAGCGGGCGTGGGTGAGCTGGAACACCGACTGCAGGTGCGGAATCAGCACCCCGTTGAGCTCGGTGATGAAGCCCCACATGAAGAAGATCGCGGTCATCGCGACCAAGGCCGCGCGATTGCGTGCGGCATGCGCGGCAGGCGCCGGCGCGGTACGGGCTTGCGTACTCATGGAGTCGACTGCTCGATGGGGGCGCCGTGCGGACGGCGCGGTAGGGAGGAACTCACATGGCGGCGGCTCCGCTGCTGCCGCGCACCACCAGCGTCACCGGCGCGATCACCTTGCGCGGCGGCGCGCCCGGGTCGCGCACGCGCTGCAGCAGCAGCTCGGCGGCCTGGCGCCCGCACGCGCGCGGCTGCGCCGCCAGCGTGGTCAACGACGGCGTCGACAGCGCCGCCTCGGTGATGTCGTCGAAACCGGTCAGGGCGAAGTCCGCGCCCGGCCGTGTGCCGCGCGCGCTCAGGCCCAGCATCAGGCCCAGGGCGACGGTGTCGTTGTAGCAAACCGCCGCGCTCGCCTGCGCGGCGTGCGCGAACAACTCGCCGCTGCGCGCTGCCGCGTCGACGCGGGTCGGGCTGCACTCCACCAGCCAATCCGGCGCCGGCTCGATGCCGGCCGCGCGCAAGGCTTCGGTATAGCCCTGCCGGCGCTGCCGGCAGGAGCTGGAATCGGCATGCCCGCCGAAGAACGCGATGCGCCGATGGCCCAGCGACAGCAGATGTTCGGTGGCCAGGCGCGCGCCGCGCTCGTTGTCCAGGGCCAGGAAATCCCAGTCCACGCCCGGCAACGCGCGATTGAACACCAGCGCCGGCGTATGCGCGCCCAGCAATCGCTGCAGGGCCGCGCCGTCGCTGTGCTCGGCCGGCGACAGGATGATGCCGGCCGGACTGTGCTCGGCCAGCGAGCCCAGCACGGCCAGCTGCCGCTGCGGCGATTCGGCGGTGCTGCCCAGCAGGGTGACGTAGCCCTCCTCGCCCAGGGCCTCGTCCACGCCCGCGGCGAACTCGGCGAAGAAGGGATTGGACAGGTCGTTGATCACCAGCGCGATCGAACTGGAGGTCTGCCGGCGCAGGTTGGCCGCCGCGCGGTTGTAGACGTAGCGCTGGCGTTTGAGTTCGGCTTCCACCCGTGCGCGGGTGTCGGCATGCACCAGTGGGCTGCCGCGCAGCACCAGCGACACCGTCGCGCGCGACACGCCGCAGGCCTGGGCGATGTCGGTCACGGTGACTTGCTTGCGGCTGGAGCGGCCGGCGCCGGCTTTGTGGGTCGTCATCGAGGATCCCGCGTCCTTGGACTCTTGGCGTCGGCCGATTATTCACCAAGTGGATCGATCCAAGTTTGCCCGCCCGGCCGGCAGCGCGCGAACGCGCCGGTCCGCGGACGGCACGGTCCGCCGGACGGCGGCAGGCCGGGAACGCAAGCAGGCTCAAGGCGCGCTCCCGCCAGGCGCCGCGCAAGCCGCGGCCGGACGCGCCGCAGCGGCGGTGGCCCAATCCGACGGCGCAGCGCCCAGATCGAAACGCAGGGTGCCGCCGTCGCGCATGCGCGACCAATCCAGCCAAACCCGGTCAACCGCCGCGCCATCGAAGCGCACGGCCTGCGGGTACTGCAGCTTGCGGCCGTCGGCGCCGGGCGCCTCGATGCGCAGGGTCTTGCCGTGGCCCAGGTCGAGTTCGACGCGTTCGAAGCGCGGCGCGTGCAGCACCAGCTCGCCGCTGCCCGGCATCAGCGGATACAGCCCGATCGCGCTGAACAAGTACCAGGCCGACATGGTGCCCAGGTCGTCGTTGCCGGTGACGCCGTTGGGCGCGTTGGTGAACAGCGTCTGCGCCGAGCGCAACACCGCCGAGGTTTTCCACGGCTGACCCATCAACGCGTACAGCCAGGGCGCGTGCAGGTCGGGTTCGTTGTTGGGGTTGTAGCGGTATTGGCTGTAGTAGCTGTAAGGCCCGACCACCCATTGCTTGCGCGCGGCGTTGGCCGGGTCGGCCACCAGTGCGTCGTAAGCGAAGAAGGCGTCGAGACGGCGCAGCGCTTCGGCTTGCCCGCCCATCGCCGCGGCCAGCCCCGGCACGTCCTGCTGCACCAGCCACTGGTACTGCCAGGCGGTGCCTTCGTGGAAGCCGTGATGCGAGCGCGGGTTGTAGCGCCCATCCGGGCCGGTGTACCAGCTGCCGTCGTCCAGACGCGGGCGCGGGAAACCGGTGAACCCCAGCTCGGCGTCCTTGGCATCGGCATCCCAGACCTTGCGCCAGTTGCCGCCGCGCGCGCGCAGCGTGCGCGCGTCGGCGTCCTCGCCGATGGCCTGGGCGAAACCCGCCAGCGAGCAGTCGGCCAAGGCGTATTCCAGCGTGGCCGAACCGCCGTGGTGCGGATCGATGTCCATGCTCTTGACCGGGAACGCGCGGTCGTACTGCACGAAACCGCGTTGCAGATAGCTGGGGTTGCCGGCGCGGCCGCTGCTGCGCGAGCCGAATGGCGGCACCCCGAATGCGTTCTCGCGCAGCGCGGTCCAGGCCTCGCGCTCGCGGCCGTCCAGCGCACCGAACTTCCACAGGTCGACCAGGAACGGCGTGACCGGGTCGCCGGTCATCACATTGGTCTCGAAACTGGCGTAGCCCCAGCGCGGCAGCCAGCCGCCCTGCTCGCGGATCTTCAGCACCGACTGGGCGATGTCGCGCGCGCGTTGCGGACGCAGCATCGCCAGCAGCTGGTTCTGCGAGCGGTAGGTGTCCCACAGCGAGAAGTATTCGTAGTAGGTCCAGCCGTCGGCCCGGTGGATGCCGTCGTCGTAACCGCGGTAGCGGCCGTCGGCGTCGCTACCGGTCAGCGGCTGCAGCAGGGTGTGGTAGAGCGCGGTGTAGAACACGGTGCGGTCGTCGCCGCTGCCGCCGCGCACGCGCACCGATTGCAGTTCCTTGCGCCAGGCGTCCTGCGCGCGCGTGCGCATGGCGTCGAAGCTCAGCGCCTGCTCGCCCGTCATCGCCTCGGCGCGCAGGTTGTTCCAGGCGCCCTGCTGGTCGACGTGCGAGATCGCGCTGAGCGCGGTGATCGCGCGGCCCTGCTTGAGGTCGAAGCTGAACCAGGCGCCGGCAGGACGGCCGTCGCCCTGCATGGCGCTGCGGCCGCCGGGATGACCGCCCTCCTCGTCCCAGGTGCCGTGGCTCTGGAACGGACGATCGAAACGCAGCACGAACCAGGTGCTGTAGTTCTGCCCGCCGCAGAAGCTCTTGGTGGTGATGCGGCCCTCGACGGTGCGCTCGTCGACCACGCGCAGCGCGCTGCCGACCACCCAATGGCGGTTGTTGGCCTGCCCGGTGTTGACCAGCACGTGCCCGCTGCCGGCGTCGGCAGCGTAGGTGTAACGCTCGGCCGCGGCACGGGTCAGCGCGGTGGCCTCGGCGTCGATGCCGCCGTAGTCGGTCAGCCGCACCTTGTAGTAACCGGCCTGGCCGACCTCGCCTTCGTGGGTGTAGCTGGCGGCGTACTTGCGCTGGTCGAAGCTGTCGGCCTTGGCGGTATCGAACGCGCCGCCCGGCGCGATCGCGCCCGTCACCGGCAACACCGACAGCTGCCCGCCCTGCTCCCAACAACCGGCGCCGGACAGGAAAGAGTGGCCGAAGCCGCGGATCTTGGCTTCGTCGTAGCGCCAGCCGGCGTAGTGGTCGCCGATCGGCGAAATCTGGATCAGCCCGAACGGCGCCGACGCGCCCGGATAGGTGTTGCCGTCGTCCTTGGTGCCGATGAAGGTGTTGACCGACGCGGCCAGGTCCTCGCGCGCGGGCGCGGCCTGCACGGTCGCGCCGGCCAGGGCCAGGGCGAAGCCCAGCCAGCGCAGACGCGCGCGCGATGCGGAAGCGGAACCGGCGGCGTGCGGCGGCGTGTGCGGCTGAGGCTTCATTCGATCACCATCTCGTCGACGAAGTAGAAGGACGGGCTGCCCGCGCCGGCATGGCCTTCGGGCAGCGCGCCATAGGTCTGGATGTGCAGGCGCAGGTAGCGCGCGCGCACTGGCTCGGGCAAGGCCAGGCGCAGGTTGTGATAGCGCTGGCTCAGGTCGGCGGCGTCCACGTCCAGGATCAGCTCGGCCTGCGGCGTCCAATGCTCGCCGTCGTCGGACGTGGACAACTGCAGGCCGCGCGGCGGCAGGATCCAGCTGTTGGTCTGTTGCAGGAAACGCGCCGACACCGCGCGCAACTTGGCGGCCTTGCCCAGGTCTACCGTCGCGTCGACGTCGCCGCTATTCCAGGCGGTCCACCGGCCGTCGGCGTGGTCGTCGCCGGCCAGTACGCCGTCGCTGAGGGTCGCCGTGTCGGCGTTGCCGCGGTAGCGCGGATGCGCGGGCTGCGAATAGGTCACGGCACGGTCCAGCCCAAGATGCTTCACCAGCGCATAGCCGCGACTGGGCGCGTAGGCGCGGCCGTGGCGGATCGGCGTCAGTTTCAGCAGACCGGGCTTGCGGACTTCCAGCGCGTCCTCAAACCAGGGCGAGCTCGCGTCGGGTTCGCGGCCGTCGCTGGTGTAGTGGATGCGCAGGTCGGCGAAGCCGCGCTGGGCCTGCACGCGCCACAGGCGCTGTTCCGGATCGCGCTGCACGCGGTAGCTCACCAGGTCCGCCGATTCCGGGCCGTAGTTCACCTGCCAGGCATCCAGCCTGGGGTACTGCAGCGCGACACGACGCTGGAAGTCCGGGTACTCGCCGATGCCGCTCCAGGTGTTTTCGGCGAACGCGAGCAGGCGCGGATACAGCATGGCCTCGGCGTTGCGCGGGGTCACGCGCTCGGTCCACAACGGCGCCTCGGCGCCCAGCACCTGTTTGGCGTGCCGCGCGAACACCGGCGCGGCGGCGAAATCGGTGCGGTACAGCGCTTCCAGGCTCAGGTCGCTGCTGGCGCGATCCAGATAGAACGGGCTGGCGACGACGATGCGGTTGCCGTTGCGCAGCGCGCGCTGCGCCGGTTCGTCGCCGCGCCAGACCTCGACGATGGCGTCCTTGCCCAGGCCGCCGTCGAGTATTTCGTCCCAGCCGATCAGGGTCTTGCCCTTGCCGGCCAGGTAACGCTGGATGCGACGCACGAACCAGGCCTGCAACTGGTCCTCGCTCTTCAGCCCTTCCGCGCGCATGCGCTGCTGCGAGGACGCGCTTTCCTGCCAGCGGTCCTTGGGCGCCTCGTCGCCGCCGATGTGCACGTAAGGCGCGGGGAACAGCTCGACGACCTCGTCCAGCACGTTGTACAGGAACTCGAAGGTCGACTCGTCGCCGGCGCAGTAGACGTCCTTGAACACGCCCCAGCTGTTGGGCACCTCGATCGGCTGCTTGCGGCAGGACAGCTCCGGGTAGGCGGCCAGCGCCGCCGACGCGTGCCCGGGCATCTCGATCTCGGGGATCACCATGATGTTGCGCAAACGCGCGTACTCCACCACCTCGCGGATCTGCGCCTGGTTGTAGTAGCCGCCGTAACGGCGGCCGTCGTCCTCGCTGCGCCAGGCGCCGACCTGGGTCAGCTTGGGATAGCGCCGGATCTGGATGCGCCAGCCCTGGTCGTCGGTGAGGTGCCAGCGGAAGGTGTTGATCTTGTAGTACGACAGCAGGTCGAGCTGTTTCTTGATGAAATCGACCGACATGAAATGCCGGCTCACGTCCAGCATGTGCCCGCGATAGCCGTAGCGCGGCGCGTCGTCGATGCGCACCGCGGGCAGCTCGATGCGATCAGCGCGGCCCGCCGGCAGCAACTGGCGCAGGCTCTGCACGGCCCAGAACAGACCGCGCGGCTGCGCGGCCGACAGCAGCGCGCGTTGCGGCGTTATCTCGATGCGGTACGCCTCGGCGCCGGTCACGGCGGCGTCCAGGCGCAACTCGATCGCGCGCTCGCCGCGCGTGCCGGCGGCGGACAGCCACAGGCCGTGATCGTCGGCGAGCGCCTGGCGCAGGAAATCGGCGATCTCGCGGCTGCGCGCATCGCGCGGCGCCAGCACGGCCACGCCGCTGTCGAGCACGAAACTGCCCTCGCCCGGCTGCCAGCGGCGCGGGCGCGGAATCAGCGGCGCGGACGTCGCCTCCTGCACGGCCGGCTCGCGCGCGTCGCCTTGCGCCGGTGCGGCCTGCGCGGGCGACGGCAGCGACTGCGCGCCGACCCAGGCCGGCACCAGCAGCAGCGACAACAGCATCGTGGCGAGGCGATTACGCAAGTCCGACGCATTCCGAATGGGGCCCGCGGCCGCAGGCGGGAACAGCGTACGGCCGCAGGTCGGACGACACCGGCATGCCGGC includes:
- a CDS encoding AGE family epimerase/isomerase, translating into MPLDTDQSDRAQSDAAAPDFRSADFLRAHIARSMAFYHPRCIDPAGGYFHYFKDDGGVYEASHRHLVSSTRFVFNYAMAAREFGADEALRAQYLQAVRHGLNYLRERHRNPDTGGYAWTLRDGRVEDETYHCYGVAFVLLAYSTALKAGIEDARAWIDETWQLLERRYWEPQHGLYRDEADAQWHFSGYRGQNANMHMCEAMLAAFEASGERRYLDRALALAERMTRHHAARAGGLVWEHYDADWNIDWTYHLDDPRHLFRPWGFQPGHQTEWSKLLLILDRHVDEDWLVPTARHLFDTALAHSWDEERGGMYYGFAYEGLRHAGEGRAAVEGGAYVCDDDKYFWVQAESLAAAALLAERTGESRYWDWYQRLWAYSWAHLVDHRYGAWFRILDADNRKYSDEKSPAGKTDYHTMGACYEVLNVVRGG
- a CDS encoding carbohydrate kinase, encoding MRDIVCFGEALIDFLAQPAASADAPRAFAQYAGGAPANVAAAAARLGAPTQFVGMLGRDMFGDFLLDSLRGCGVATDHVRRTDAAKTALAFVALDEQGERSFNFYRPPAADLLFRQEHFSADCFTRAAAFHVCSNSLTEDEIAAATLHGMRLAREAGVLVSLDLNLRPMLWPADAQPRPRLWQALAAADVVKLARNELEYLAEPYGGGEAGERAVRERLFAGAARWLVVTDGGAPLRWYTATAAGADDEGELRGFSVTAVDTTAAGDAFVGGLLSRLGELGVDAAGLPAFLHNRAALEDALRFAAAVGALAVTRHGAFAAMPTRAQVQQLLKDQYDDAA
- a CDS encoding sugar MFS transporter; its protein translation is MSTQARTAPAPAAHAARNRAALVAMTAIFFMWGFITELNGVLIPHLQSVFQLTHARSMLLDSAFFGAYFVMAIPAGRVVAKVGYKLGIVIGLLIAGAGALLVLPAAQAASFELFLPALFILATGIVLLQVSANPYVSLLGVPERAASRLNFAQAVNSLGHTIGPYVAGLLIFSATLLSAEQLAKLPAVERVQTVQPLYIGVAVALIVLALAVYCFRMPALTEATEQADTRKHSYADVLRLPHLRWGVLAIFFYVGVEVTVAHFMVKYVSRPEIGAMNEADASLYLSYYHGMAMVGRFLGAALLMSANPRRMLPLYAAINIVLLLVTMNTVGGAALWSVVLVGLFNSIMFPTIFTLAIERLGPMTEKASSLLVMAIVGGAVIPPLQGAFVDLFKGALGDETRALQYAFFVSALCYAYIVWYGLRGSRLRAADRTAQGQD
- a CDS encoding LacI family DNA-binding transcriptional regulator, with the protein product MTTHKAGAGRSSRKQVTVTDIAQACGVSRATVSLVLRGSPLVHADTRARVEAELKRQRYVYNRAAANLRRQTSSSIALVINDLSNPFFAEFAAGVDEALGEEGYVTLLGSTAESPQRQLAVLGSLAEHSPAGIILSPAEHSDGAALQRLLGAHTPALVFNRALPGVDWDFLALDNERGARLATEHLLSLGHRRIAFFGGHADSSSCRQRRQGYTEALRAAGIEPAPDWLVECSPTRVDAAARSGELFAHAAQASAAVCYNDTVALGLMLGLSARGTRPGADFALTGFDDITEAALSTPSLTTLAAQPRACGRQAAELLLQRVRDPGAPPRKVIAPVTLVVRGSSGAAAM
- a CDS encoding GH92 family glycosyl hydrolase gives rise to the protein MKPQPHTPPHAAGSASASRARLRWLGFALALAGATVQAAPAREDLAASVNTFIGTKDDGNTYPGASAPFGLIQISPIGDHYAGWRYDEAKIRGFGHSFLSGAGCWEQGGQLSVLPVTGAIAPGGAFDTAKADSFDQRKYAASYTHEGEVGQAGYYKVRLTDYGGIDAEATALTRAAAERYTYAADAGSGHVLVNTGQANNRHWVVGSALRVVDERTVEGRITTKSFCGGQNYSTWFVLRFDRPFQSHGTWDEEGGHPGGRSAMQGDGRPAGAWFSFDLKQGRAITALSAISHVDQQGAWNNLRAEAMTGEQALSFDAMRTRAQDAWRKELQSVRVRGGSGDDRTVFYTALYHTLLQPLTGSDADGRYRGYDDGIHRADGWTYYEYFSLWDTYRSQNQLLAMLRPQRARDIAQSVLKIREQGGWLPRWGYASFETNVMTGDPVTPFLVDLWKFGALDGREREAWTALRENAFGVPPFGSRSSGRAGNPSYLQRGFVQYDRAFPVKSMDIDPHHGGSATLEYALADCSLAGFAQAIGEDADARTLRARGGNWRKVWDADAKDAELGFTGFPRPRLDDGSWYTGPDGRYNPRSHHGFHEGTAWQYQWLVQQDVPGLAAAMGGQAEALRRLDAFFAYDALVADPANAARKQWVVGPYSYYSQYRYNPNNEPDLHAPWLYALMGQPWKTSAVLRSAQTLFTNAPNGVTGNDDLGTMSAWYLFSAIGLYPLMPGSGELVLHAPRFERVELDLGHGKTLRIEAPGADGRKLQYPQAVRFDGAAVDRVWLDWSRMRDGGTLRFDLGAAPSDWATAAAARPAAACAAPGGSAP
- a CDS encoding family 20 glycosylhydrolase: MRNRLATMLLSLLLVPAWVGAQSLPSPAQAAPAQGDAREPAVQEATSAPLIPRPRRWQPGEGSFVLDSGVAVLAPRDARSREIADFLRQALADDHGLWLSAAGTRGERAIELRLDAAVTGAEAYRIEITPQRALLSAAQPRGLFWAVQSLRQLLPAGRADRIELPAVRIDDAPRYGYRGHMLDVSRHFMSVDFIKKQLDLLSYYKINTFRWHLTDDQGWRIQIRRYPKLTQVGAWRSEDDGRRYGGYYNQAQIREVVEYARLRNIMVIPEIEMPGHASAALAAYPELSCRKQPIEVPNSWGVFKDVYCAGDESTFEFLYNVLDEVVELFPAPYVHIGGDEAPKDRWQESASSQQRMRAEGLKSEDQLQAWFVRRIQRYLAGKGKTLIGWDEILDGGLGKDAIVEVWRGDEPAQRALRNGNRIVVASPFYLDRASSDLSLEALYRTDFAAAPVFARHAKQVLGAEAPLWTERVTPRNAEAMLYPRLLAFAENTWSGIGEYPDFQRRVALQYPRLDAWQVNYGPESADLVSYRVQRDPEQRLWRVQAQRGFADLRIHYTSDGREPDASSPWFEDALEVRKPGLLKLTPIRHGRAYAPSRGYALVKHLGLDRAVTYSQPAHPRYRGNADTATLSDGVLAGDDHADGRWTAWNSGDVDATVDLGKAAKLRAVSARFLQQTNSWILPPRGLQLSTSDDGEHWTPQAELILDVDAADLSQRYHNLRLALPEPVRARYLRLHIQTYGALPEGHAGAGSPSFYFVDEMVIE